Proteins from a genomic interval of Deltaproteobacteria bacterium:
- a CDS encoding PilZ domain-containing protein has product NEVGVEARYNTRTDATLKIRFKDVDQLTAVYTHDISAGGLFMITDRDFTIGTQIQIDAVHPRTGESFPMMGAIRWMGVKEGQRGAGVELVLLEDDERSDFWKFVNHGGLTDILS; this is encoded by the coding sequence CAATGAAGTGGGTGTTGAGGCTCGGTACAATACGCGGACAGACGCCACTTTGAAGATTCGGTTCAAGGATGTGGATCAACTCACCGCTGTTTACACCCACGATATCTCGGCGGGCGGACTTTTCATGATTACCGACCGAGACTTTACCATTGGTACCCAGATTCAAATCGACGCGGTTCATCCAAGGACCGGTGAGAGTTTTCCAATGATGGGCGCAATTCGTTGGATGGGCGTTAAAGAAGGACAGCGGGGGGCGGGCGTTGAACTTGTTCTCTTAGAGGACGATGAGCGCAGCGATTTCTGGAAGTTTGTAAATCACGGGGGTCTGACGGACATCCTGAGCTGA